A segment of the Pirellulales bacterium genome:
TCATTGGGGCAACTCGATGTTCTGTGTGTTGGGCGGCGGCGGTGTGAAAGGCGGGCGGAGCGTCGGCTCGACAAACCGTTTGGGCGAAGTGCCGCTTGACCGGCCGCTGGAGCCGTGCGACTTGCACGCCACGATCTATCACGTGCTGGGCGTCGATCCGAAGGTCAGCTTCTTGAACCACGCCGGCCGCCCCGTGCCTGCCATCGACCGCGGCGAAGTGATTCACGAATTGTTCTGATGATCGTCGGTCCGGACGCAGTTGATGGGGAAGAACAGCAAGCATGTCGGATATTTTGATCGTCGGCGGCGGCGTGATCGGCTTGTCGCTGGCGTATGAGTTGGCGGGCAACGGCGCTCAGGTACGCGTGGTCGATCGCGGCCCGCTTGGGCGCGAAGCTTCATGGGCCGGGGCCGGCATCCTGCCCCCAGCCGCCTCGCGGCGCCAAGGCGGTCCCTACGCCGAGTTGCAGCGGATCAGCGGCGAGCTGTATCCCCGCTGGTCGGCACAATTGCACGAAGAGACCGGCGTCGACAACGGATACCGCCAGTGCGGCGGAATCTACCTGGCCACCGACGATGCACAAGAGCAGCAGCTTCATTCCTGCGCGGGCCAATGGCGACAACAAGGCATTCACGCCGAACCGCTCGACGCCCGCGGCCTGGCCGAGCGTGAGCCGGCGCTCGCCGGCGGCCAGGCCCGCCGGCGGCTGCGTGCCGCGTGGTGGCTGCGAGACGAGGCCCAGGTGCGTAATCCGCGACACCTGAAAGCGTTGGCCTTGGCCTGTGCGCGACGCGGAGTGGAGCTCTGCGCCGGCGTGGCGGTCGAAGGGTTTCGAGTGGCCGGCCAGCGGGTCACGCACGCCGTCAGCTCGCAAGGCGACCTGCCGGCCAGCCAGATTTGCATCACCAGCGGGCCTTGGTCAAAGGGCCTTCTCAGCCGGCTCTCGGTAGAAGTGCCGATGCGTCCGGTGCGCGGACAGATGGTGCTCTTGTCGTCGGCCCGGCCGATGTTGCGGTCGATCATCAACGTCGGCCCGCGCTATCTCGTGCCCCGCCCCGACGGCCGCATTCTCGTCGGCTCGACGGAAGAAGACGCCGGCTTCGACAAGCGCACGACCGCCCAGGCCATCGCCGGGCTGATCGCCTTTGCCATCGACCTTGCGCCGCCTCTGGGCGAGCTGACCATCGAACAATGCTGGGCCGGTCTGCGGCCCGGCAGCCACGACCACGTTCCTTACCTGGGCCGCGTGCCCGGCTGCGACAACGCCTTTGTCGCCACCGGGCACTACCGGCATGGCCTGCAACTCTCGCCGGCCACGGCCGTCGTGCTCGGCCGATTGATGCTCGGCGGCGATCCGGGCATCGATCTGGCGGCGTTTCGCGTCGATCGCGCGTGAGTAGTATGGTCCAGAAGAAACCGCGCGGCACCCGGCCCCGCCTCGAAACCGGCAAGGCCCAGGTCGTCGCGTGTTCGATGTCGCAGGAACAACGCGCGCCGCAGGAGCAGCTCGTCGCACGATATGAACGACTCCGGTCGCAGAGGATCGACCCGGCGGTGGATAACGCGCTGGCGATCACGACCGACGGTCGGAAGCTGGCGCTGGAAGCACGCCTGCTCGACGGTTCGGCACCGGATTTTCCCGAATCGAAGGTCAACGCGCTCGTGGAAAAACGTGGTGGAACTCTGGTATCGCTCAGCCGGGCGCCGTTCGACTCAACTTGTCTTCTGCGACCTTGGCGTGCATGCCACGAGGTCGGGCTACTGCGTCTACGACGATCTCGTGGAGAAACTCCGCGCCCGCGGAATTCCGGCTGCGGAAATCGCCGCGATCGGCGACGCTGACAACGCCATCCGTCACGGCAATCGCTCCGACGCGAGTAAGAGCGTGTACGTCTGCTGCAAGCTGTCGAAAGAACAGCTCTGGGGGCAGATTCGCGACGAAGGGGCTGGGTTCAACCCCGACGACGTGCCGGATTGCACCGGTCCGGAAAACCTTGAGCTTCCTTCGGGGCGTGGGATCATGTTGATGCGTGCCTTCATGTCGAGAGTCGAATACAACGATCGCGGCAATCGCGTCGTGATGGGGAAGTATCGGGCGGGGGATGCGGCCTGACGCGCCGCCTTCCTCCCTTGCGGAGCGGATCCTTTTGGAGCATGCTGTAAGGGACTGCCGCTTTCCGGCGAACTCGGCTACGCTCTAGAATTCTGGAGGATCCGGCGAGGACTGCATGCCTTTCCCGAACCCGGTACCGCAGATTTTCCCCGAAAACCTGCTCACGGGTGTTTTGCCCGGCGGTGAGGAGCGGCGTTGGTGGGTGGTCCATACCAAGGCACGGCAGGAGAAGGCCATTGCCCGCAACCTGCTGGCGCAGTCGATCCCGTACTTTGCCCCGCAGACCGAAAAGACCACGCTCGTGCGCGGGCGCAAGCGGCGCTCCTTCGTGCCCGTGTTCAGCGGCTATGTCTTTTTGTACGGCAGCGAGTCGGAGCGATACCGGAGCCTGACGACGAACCGCGTGGCCCAAGTGATCAAGGTCGATGACCAGCAGCAGCTTCGACAGGATCTCGCCTGCGTGTGGCGGATGATCGAGTCGAAAGTGCCGTTGACGGTTGAAGGCCGGCTGGCTGCTGGCAAGCTGGTGCGCGTGCGCAGCGGGGTACTGGCAGGCATCGAAGGGGTCGTGATGGAACGCCGTGCGAAATGCCGCTTATTGGTGGCAGTTCACATGTTGCAGCAGGGCGTCTCAGTCGCGATCGACGATTTCATGCTGGAGCCGATTTGAGCGGCGGGCGGCACCTGGCGACGCGGTCGCACCCCCCGGTGCATCACCTGCGAATCGCAGGATCTCTTTTCAAATGCTTGACAGCGTCGGAGTCGTCAACAAGACTGGAACGAACTCACCCGAGGTAGGGCGTTTTTCCTCGGTGTCCGTCGAGAGGCGGGCGGGGACGTCACTCGACGGGGACGGAGTGCGCGCCGACCGCAGCGACGTATGACGGCTTTCGCATAGCCGCCACCAGACACCCAATGCCGCACATGACCGAAGACATCGAAATCCAGCATCCCGAGCTTGACGAGTCCCCATCACTGCCGTCGATCAACTGGCTGGGCGTGCTCGAGATCGGCTGGCGGCACAAATCCTTGCTGGCCCTGGGGATGGTGGCGGCGCTCAGCTTGGGGGGGCTCTACTATTCGCAGCAAACGCCGCTCTTCGAATCGGCGGCGCGCGTGCTCATCGTGCGGAAGCGGCCTGAGACCGTCACGGGGAACCAGGCGCAGATGTCGGAGTTCGAAGACTACGTCGCGACACACCGACTGTTGATTCAAAGCCCGCTGATCATCGAGCGGGCCGTGAAAGAGGACCGTCTGCAATCGCTGCAGACGTTCGGGCAAGAAAAGGGCGACGTCGCCGGGTCGATCATCCGCATGCTGAAAGCCGAGCAAATCTCGAACGACAAGGGCGTCAACGCCAGTAACGTGCTGCAATTGGTCTTTCGTGGACCTGTTGCCGAGGAGTGCGGCGTGGTCATTAACGCCGTTCTCAACAGCTACCAGCAGTTTCTCGACGAAACGTACCGCGATGCCAGCGAAGACACCGTAAAGCTGATCACCCAAGCCAGGGACATGCTGGAGACCGACATCTCCGAGCAGGAAAAAGCCTACCGTAAGTTTCGGCAGAACTCGCCGCTGGTGTCTTACGGCAAGGGCGACGAGAACAACCCTCTTTACTCGCGGTTGGCGCTGATCGAATCGCAACGTTCGACGCTTCTGATGCGGCAAGTGCAATTGGAAAGCGACCTGGCGACGATCACCGAAGCCGAGCACGCGCACCGGGCCGAGGAGGAAATCTTGGCCCTCATTTCCGATCTGTCCGCCGCGCGGCACGAGGCTGACGCCGAGCGTGGAAAGTCGACGCTGACACTGCAGGAGCAACTGTTTCCACTGTTGCAGGAAGAGCAGCGATTGCGCCAAGACTTCGGTTACGGGCCGAATCATCCGTTCGTTCGATCGGTGCGCGGCCGTATCGAAGCCACGCGCCGCTTCTTCGTGCTCCC
Coding sequences within it:
- the thiO gene encoding glycine oxidase ThiO, whose amino-acid sequence is MSDILIVGGGVIGLSLAYELAGNGAQVRVVDRGPLGREASWAGAGILPPAASRRQGGPYAELQRISGELYPRWSAQLHEETGVDNGYRQCGGIYLATDDAQEQQLHSCAGQWRQQGIHAEPLDARGLAEREPALAGGQARRRLRAAWWLRDEAQVRNPRHLKALALACARRGVELCAGVAVEGFRVAGQRVTHAVSSQGDLPASQICITSGPWSKGLLSRLSVEVPMRPVRGQMVLLSSARPMLRSIINVGPRYLVPRPDGRILVGSTEEDAGFDKRTTAQAIAGLIAFAIDLAPPLGELTIEQCWAGLRPGSHDHVPYLGRVPGCDNAFVATGHYRHGLQLSPATAVVLGRLMLGGDPGIDLAAFRVDRA
- a CDS encoding ATP-binding protein yields the protein MHATRSGYCVYDDLVEKLRARGIPAAEIAAIGDADNAIRHGNRSDASKSVYVCCKLSKEQLWGQIRDEGAGFNPDDVPDCTGPENLELPSGRGIMLMRAFMSRVEYNDRGNRVVMGKYRAGDAA
- a CDS encoding transcription termination/antitermination NusG family protein; amino-acid sequence: MPFPNPVPQIFPENLLTGVLPGGEERRWWVVHTKARQEKAIARNLLAQSIPYFAPQTEKTTLVRGRKRRSFVPVFSGYVFLYGSESERYRSLTTNRVAQVIKVDDQQQLRQDLACVWRMIESKVPLTVEGRLAAGKLVRVRSGVLAGIEGVVMERRAKCRLLVAVHMLQQGVSVAIDDFMLEPI